The genomic DNA TGATAGGATGTGATCTGTGCTGACAATAATGCAGCTGCTTCTGCGGTCGATTGTCACACCCTGCAACTTCACTTTCCGCCCCTCATTCTTGTGGTGATTCTTGCGGTCGTACAAGGCAAAAATGCGCGCATCCATGTCCGTTGCCATGTCATCCTGGTCCATGTCCTCCTTGCAATATCGCACTTATTGTACCGTGCCCTTCTCACAGCATTCCAATCACTGTCAAGTGCTCTTCCGCTACATCAAATAATGCTGCATTGTCTCCTGTCTGCGACGATACCTGTGGCAAACCTCTTGGATGTGGTCATAAGGATCATATTTGCCCCGAACTGTGCCACTATGGGCCTTGTCAGCCATgtatggagaaggaggtcgTGAAGTGTTACtgtggtgaagaagagaaagaggtggaATGCGGATGGAATAGATCACAGGGAAAGCTTTGCGCGCGGTTGATAGATGAAGGAATAGAAGAGACATGGGAAGGGAGGTTTAATTGTGGAAAGCCATGCGAGCAGCTGTATGACTGTGGTATTCACATGTGTCATGAGGTGAGCCAATCTTACCAACTCGTTCAAGCTCTGAGCTAACTTGACGATAGACTTGTCATCCGCACGCAGTTACACCTTACCCTtgtcctctctctccatcaaTCGTGACCCACTGTCCCTGTGGAGCTACTCCTCTCTCATCACTTCCTGGGTTCCCTCGACCAGACTGCCTCGCGCCCATCCCAACATGTGCGAAACGATGTCCCAAGGTGCGACCATGTGGCCACCCCTGTCCAAATAATTGTCATTCTGGTGAATGCCCGCCGTGTCACGAAGAAATTGTTAGGTCATGCCGATGTGGGCAGAGTCAAATCTTGGTGCCTTGTGACGTTTTGAGGGAAAGAATGGCAAATGGGCTCGGTGACGTAACTTGTGAAAGAGTCTGTAAAGCGTTGAGAAAGTAAGTTGATTTATTATCATTGATCATGTAAAGCTTTAGTTGACTCTTGCTTGAAGCTGCGGTCGTCACGAATGTGGTCGATTATGTTGTCCTCTCTGGGAACAAGTCAAGTTCCGAAACAAAAAACAGCGTAACGAAGATAACGACATATACCCTGATGATGATCTGCATAAATGCCAGCTTATATGTGGCAAGACTCTGAGCTGTGGTCGACACTCATGTCCCAAACCTGATCACAAGGGTCCTTGTGGTCGATGTCTTCAGGCTTCCTACGATGAGGTATGTGATAATGTGGAAATAAAGGGATCAACTGACTTTCTTCCTAGCTGGTTTGCCATTGCGGTCGAACAGTCGTCTATCCTCCTGTTGCATGTGGCACCAAGATCAACTGTGCTTTCCCTTGTGCTCGACCCGCATTTGCTTGTGGTCATCCAAAAATACCCCATCAATGtcatgaagaggaggaatgcCCTCCTTGTCCCTACCTCACTGTTAAACCATGTGCATGTGGTAAGGATCCTGCTGTCAAGAATGTACGATGTTCCCAGGACCGCGTTTCCTGTGGTCAACCTTGCGGCGAACTTCTCTCTTGTGGTTTCCACAAATGCCAGAAGCTGTGTCATCGACCTGGAGAGTGCGATTCCTGTAATCAAGTTTGTGGCAAACCCAAGTCAATTTGCAAGCATCCTTGTACAGCGACGTGCCATGCCCCAGCGAAGTGCCCGGAAAATGATCCATGTCAAGCTATTATTACCCAGACTTGTGCTTGCGGCCACCTCCAAAGCCGCACTTCATGTGGCGCATCCAAAGCCAACCCGAGGAGCCGAGAACTTGATCAGCTCAAGTGCAATTCGGAATGTTCGGTGCGTCAACGTAATGCGCGATTGGCCGATGCTTTGGGCATAAAGCCAGGGGAGAGGAACCAGGAAGTTtatgaagatgagctgAAACTCTTTGCGGTTGGAAACCACAAATTTGTCAAAATGGTGGAGACCACATTTGAAGAATTCTTTAAAGGACCAaggcagatgatgattcTTCCTCACAGTGAGTTAACCTTTTACCTCCTTCAATTTTATTGCTGACATATCTCTTTTAGTGCCAGCGGCCAAGAGGACATTCGTCATGGCTCTTGCAGACCATTACCGCCTGACTCGCGAGCTAATCGATCAGGAGCCCAATCGATCTGTTCAAATTCGCCGCCGTATCGACACACGTATCCCAAAGCCTCTCCTCAGCAGCGTCGTTCAACCATCTTCTACTCCCCAGCCACGCTTAGTGACTACCATGCCAAGTGCTTGGGGCAAAACGTCGCGTTAGCGGGCTCTTATTACCCCGACCTGCCCCATTCTATGTGTTTTTCATTTCCATATTACTCGGTTAAAACTCATGATAATTTCTCAATCTTGTATGGTCAACATGCTCTCGGGCCCGTGCATCCTCCAACAGTAACATGCATGCATTATATAAACCTCCTGATCTTTTAGTTGAAATTGGCTGAAGACATGTCTTTACGCCCACTCAAATACTCTCTAGGCATGCACTTTTTACCACTTTATCACGCGTTTCTGGCATTTCTGTAGATTCTGTACTAATAATATATATTCCTAATAGCCCGTTTCAAATATAAAAAGTTAAGGCCTGACTAGTTAGCTAAGGTCAGTTTTAGAACAAGAAATGACCGTTCAAAACGATGATCAAAAGCAGTCTAAGGATGGCGGTATCGATGACTAGGACGTAGACGTCTGATATTGAATAAATGTGAATGAAACAACCAAGACATTGAAGGAAATTTCATTACTATTATGTATGCATATGCAGATTGTACATTACTGTAAAGCATGGGCATGGGTCGTCAGTGTGTAAGGGAATAGGATGGCAGGACAAAAGGGCAAACTACTACTCTGGCTTCCGCTTATTGCCTTCAAAGGCATTGTTCAACAAGAAACAAGACACTGGTTTCGTGACGAAGGGCCGACTTTAGGGACTTCATTACTGGATATTTGGCCAAGCTCAACACAGAATGATCAGAAACTCGTCGTCATTGGATTATACATGTCATTCTAATCACGTCGTCTTGTAGCTCCAAACCTCGTCTACATAAGACAAGAGACATCGTCAGCTCAATCCATGGGAAATATCATACACGAGCTAACAGGacggggaggaagaagaaaaaacgTACAAGCGCTACTTCTCGAATGGTATAGCTCTTTAACAGACTCTTGAGatcattcttctttggatCGAGGGTGCCATCCGCTAACTTCAAGTtggatgggaaggaagaaatagGCGGTATAGTGATATAAACTGCGATGACGTTCTATTTGTTTTTAGAGTGGTGATCAGATTAGCTTTTTTTCAAAATGCAATGTATTGGACGGTGAGGAGAGGTATGAATGGTGGATGGAGGGAGACGTGAAAACAGAGAAACATACCTTTTGTACGAGCGCATTCACCCTGATAACGGTGTTCATCCACTTCCAActcatcttttcttcataCCAATCCTCCCCCCCATACGGTGAAACCGCTTGGTCATGCGTATCAGCATACACAGGGATGATAACGCACGCGAAACTAAATCATAGATATATGCGATTACCCAAAGAGGTGTACCGATCAGAATAAATCAGCTTCCAACTTTTTTTATCTGAAAGAATCTGAGACAACTCACGCAGAATGGGAAAACACTGGTCCTCGGCGGTACAAAAGCCAATCTACACAGAACTTGATGCCATCCTTCACAACCCAGCCCAGACTTCTGAAATGGTGGTACACCGCATAACTAACTAGTGCAGGGTTATCCGGCAATAACGGTGCTCCTTTACCCTCAGAGACAGACAATTGGGCAGAAAGAGGTGAAGACGGTGAGGGCCTAGGGAGGAGCAATTTCAATAGCTCGCCTGCATCCGCAGAGTTCGATGTCGGGGTGAGGTACATGCCAGTGGAAGGATCGTACACACGAAGCACCCCGATGGCtagggagaggaagagggattCTTCGATGGAGAGTTGGAGAtattccatctcttcaacgAGGGATTCGTCAAATAGGTCCTCTTCGGCTTCCATATCGACGTCAGCGTCGGCGGGGGCTTGGGTAGTTTGTTCGGTCGAGGGTGCGGTAACAACGGCGGGAGTGGCCACAGATGTATCAGTATTGTCCTGAACCTGAGCTTGAGCCTGAGATTGAGGGGGTCGCCGACGAAAAGCATTTCTCCCCCTATTCCGATTCGCATCCGGCCTTGTCGGTCGGACAAGGAACGTCTGCGGCGTCAAGCTGAGTGGATCAATCTCGATTTGGCTTTGGCTGGCCAATGCTTCTCCCCCGGCTGGTAATTGTGATTGTGTTTCCGCTTCTCCCTCCAAGTCGACCTCATTATCGGGAGTGACCACGAGCGAGACGTCTGCTTcgtccccttctccttcgccaTCTTCTACATCGTCCCCTTCGTTATCACCAGGTTGAAGTTGAGATTGCGCTTTCGGTTCCGGTTGAGATTTTGCAGCCGCTACGATGGCTTCCGCCTTTTTGGCCGCATCCAGCATTGCTTGCGCCCTATCAATCTTGAATTGCTTACGCTCTAATCGCCTCTTCTCGCGCATTTGCTCTGCCGCTAGAGCTGCATATTGAACAAGCAAAACTCCTGGTTAGTCTTTATCCCTCCTTCCAATCTGATTTAATCCTAGGTTGGACCAAAGGAAATGAATAGAGCTTACTATCACCACCTTTCAACAATCCAATCCTCCTCGACCGCCAACTCGGTTCACTCCTACTCAGGCTACCTTTCCCAAAGAAACCTTTTTGAAAAGCCAAATCCATCATTTTCGGGTCTGTTATCCATACACTTCCTGTAGTTGGATCATATTCGCCTGTGATATGCTGGATTTCAACTCTAGCAGAGGATAGAGAcggaaggaaagatgtgaggatggatttggaagatgcggaggaggaagaggggaatAGGATAGGCAGAGGTGTGCCGTATTTACGGTTATTGGCTGCGTATCGGGCCCTCGGTGGAAGTTTCAACTGCGGTTGCTGTTGGGCCATGGCGTACAAGGAAACGAGATGAATATATTTCCAAAAGACGATATCCAACTTTTGCTGCAAAGATTCATCTCGCAAGTCATAAGCAACAAGCCCCCCGAGACTAATAATTATATTTACGTAACAGTCAAAACAAACGTTCCGGACTTTCCGGTACATGTCCCCGGAGCTAACGGTTAAATCCGATTCTCCTCGCGACGCGCAACGCCATCGGCACCCCGAATAGGCATAAACAGAAAGCGCACGCAGACCCCCATTCTTAAGTCAATTCACAAGTGCACGATCCCAGAATCTTTATGTATCCCGCAAATAAATGCATATCTGTACTTTCATCCCTTCTGAATCCCTTAAGCGTTGAAAACAATGGAAGCGCCAACCTTGTGGGCGGCCTGACCAGCGGTGGGCTCGTTGAGACGGGTGGTGTCAACGGAAACACCAGCGGACGCCTTGACACCGGGTCGGAGAGCTTGGGTGTAACCAAGGGAGAGGACACCGGCGTTGTTGATCTTGGCCTTGACAAAGGCAGCGTTGTCCTAGGCAGATAAAATTAGTGAAAAAAATAACAAAGATATATATAGATGCAACTCACAAGGTAGGTCTTGGCACCGACCTCGAGGGAGACATTACCAGCGGTGGACTTGGTGTCGTAAACGGCCTTGGCACCAGCCTCGACGTCCTTGGAAACCTTGTGGTAGTAAGAGGCGGCGAAGGTGGAGAGGTTACCGAGACCGTGAAGGGTGACGGCGTACTCGGGGGCAGAGAAGCCGACGGCACCAGCGTATCGGGTGATGGCGCCGGAGAGGACATCGTAAGAAGCCTCGGCACCAACAAGGAAACCGTCACGACCGACAACGGTGTCAGCGGTGAAGGTGGGGCCCTACAGGGTGCGTTAGCATCACTGCTGATGATCCGAAAAGAGCGGGAAAGCTTACCTTGAAGAGGTCAACAGTGGCACGAGTGTGCAAAGAAGGCTGCTTGTAGATGGCAGTCAAGATGGCAGACTTGGAAGCCTTAGCGGGGTTGAGGGTGGTAGCAAGGTCAAACTTTAAGCCCTTGGCAATCTGGTTCTCGAGCTCGAGTTGAGTTCGGAGAACGTTGGTGGTGGTCCAGCCCTGTCACAAGgaaaaaaacaaacaagTTAGCTCGCGCTGTTtcttgtcttccttcctgtAAAGTAGGTAGAACATTCCACGTACCTGGGTGAAGGTCAAGCCGTTCTTGAAGTCGACGTACTTGCCCTCGATGTCACCAGAGATGGCATCGGTCTTGGCGTCCTTGGTACCGGCGACCTTGAAGGCGACGTTGGAAGGAGTAAGGGTCTTGACCTCGAGAGAAGTACCCTGGATGGGG from Cryptococcus neoformans var. neoformans JEC21 chromosome 3 sequence includes the following:
- a CDS encoding tRNA-intron endonuclease, putative, giving the protein MAQQQPQLKLPPRARYAANNRKYGTPLPILFPSSSSASSKSILTSFLPSLSSARVEIQHITGEYDPTTGSVWITDPKMMDLAFQKGFFGKGSLSRSEPSWRSRRIGLLKGGDTLAAEQMREKRRLERKQFKIDRAQAMLDAAKKAEAIVAAAKSQPEPKAQSQLQPGDNEGDDVEDGEGEGDEADVSLVVTPDNEVDLEGEAETQSQLPAGGEALASQSQIEIDPLSLTPQTFLVRPTRPDANRNRGRNAFRRRPPQSQAQAQVQDNTDTSVATPAVVTAPSTEQTTQAPADADVDMEAEEDLFDESLVEEMEYLQLSIEESLFLSLAIGVLRVYDPSTGMYLTPTSNSADAGELLKLLLPRPSPSSPLSAQLSVSEGKGAPLLPDNPALVSYAVYHHFRSLGWVVKDGIKFCVDWLLYRRGPVFSHSAFACVIIPVYADTHDQAVSPYGGEDWYEEKMSWKWMNTVIRVNALVQKNVIAVYITIPPISSFPSNLKLADGTLDPKKNDLKSLLKSYTIREVALTRFGATRRRD
- a CDS encoding shuttle craft like transcriptional regulator, putative, producing the protein MSTMSESSSTPSRQPPPHMSKTVPAATTAHTPTQTGPVPGDGAFLLNQKNHYRRNNGHSHRNGGQGRRDKGKGREIVVDGTAAKGEKSQLDGDGLVPIARSSATTSQSSGRRGSGPEEGKHVNGSGGESNFQQLSEDIPHGRKARELQNGEGREAPGPSKLCIDYSLNPWVGEDEASIISTQSSQSGSQRSNVPPGPSNVPIPGGPVARMHPRQNQRFNKPSLVVRVNGQANCNGMNGNDRSHARVNGRQKHGVVQDGVSVTDESVTPNSSRGKGRTPNSRPLPDLQSRTRAAPSVEMQRTLKAVKIPQLQQIAPMDPSAPAFVPGAALLASELDENPLPSREEAFAEGSKEKRSRKKPPKKEKSDIVARQTGSTSVSRRTAFEQSTKLTSMNPKDGRTLKPGKLDEPAQGVVRAEQKQRKKAAQESDDLVARLTKGLRNRPFVECPICFNSITPSQAIWCCLPPDRPPEVNSATLVPNPITGSTSAASHYSACYTPFHLECVKDWAERSLQEEDERVRGGLKEPEEVVWRCPGCQKRRSEAPKDYRCFCGRLSHPATSLSAPHSCGDSCGRTRQKCAHPCPLPCHPGPCPPCNIALIVPCPSHSIPITVKCSSATSNNAALSPVCDDTCGKPLGCGHKDHICPELCHYGPCQPCMEKEVVKCYCGEEEKEVECGWNRSQGKLCARLIDEGIEETWEGRFNCGKPCEQLYDCGIHMCHETCHPHAVTPYPCPLSPSIVTHCPCGATPLSSLPGFPRPDCLAPIPTCAKRCPKVRPCGHPCPNNCHSGECPPCHEEIVRSCRCGQSQILVPCDVLRERMANGLGDVTCERVCKALRNCGRHECGRLCCPLWEQVKFRNKKQRNEDNDIYPDDDLHKCQLICGKTLSCGRHSCPKPDHKGPCGRCLQASYDELVCHCGRTVVYPPVACGTKINCAFPCARPAFACGHPKIPHQCHEEEECPPCPYLTVKPCACGKDPAVKNVRCSQDRVSCGQPCGELLSCGFHKCQKLCHRPGECDSCNQVCGKPKSICKHPCTATCHAPAKCPENDPCQAIITQTCACGHLQSRTSCGASKANPRSRELDQLKCNSECSVRQRNARLADALGIKPGERNQEVYEDELKLFAVGNHKFVKMVETTFEEFFKGPRQMMILPHMPAAKRTFVMALADHYRLTRELIDQEPNRSVQIRRRIDTRIPKPLLSSVVQPSSTPQPRLVTTMPSAWGKTSR
- a CDS encoding voltage-dependent ion-selective channel, putative, with the translated sequence MSQAVPPSWRDLGKSSSDLLLKDYPIQGTSLEVKTLTPSNVAFKVAGTKDAKTDAISGDIEGKYVDFKNGLTFTQGWTTTNVLRTQLELENQIAKGLKFDLATTLNPAKASKSAILTAIYKQPSLHTRATVDLFKGPTFTADTVVGRDGFLVGAEASYDVLSGAITRYAGAVGFSAPEYAVTLHGLGNLSTFAASYYHKVSKDVEAGAKAVYDTKSTAGNVSLEVGAKTYLDNAAFVKAKINNAGVLSLGYTQALRPGVKASAGVSVDTTRLNEPTAGQAAHKVGASIVFNA